From a region of the Sesamum indicum cultivar Zhongzhi No. 13 linkage group LG3, S_indicum_v1.0, whole genome shotgun sequence genome:
- the LOC105158671 gene encoding chromatin assembly factor 1 subunit A: MAGVSLKCGDCGTLLKSVEEAQEHAELTKHANFVESTEAVLNLVCSSCGKPCRSKTESDLHTKRTGHTEFVDKTSEAAKPISLEAPKPEKDLEMEEAGGGSSSQEEEMIVPEVNQQLLSELEEMGFPKERATRALHFSGNVSLEAAANWIVEHENDPDIDQMPLVPASSKKPEAAKSSLTPEEIKQKQQELRERARKKKEEEEKRMEREREKERIRVGRELLEAKRIEEENERKRLLALRKAEKEEEQRAREKIRQKLEEDKAERRRKLGLPPEDPAVAKPSAPPVEEKKSFLPVRPATKAEQMRECLRAIKQNHKDDDAKVKTAFNTLLTFAKNVATNPNEEKYRKIRVTNPNFQDRVGKLKGSIEFLQLCGFEKIEGGEFLYLPREKVDIAVLHSAGSELNSAINNPFFGVL; the protein is encoded by the exons ATGGCGGGGGTGTCATTGAAATGCGGGGACTGCGGAACGCTTCTGAAGTCGGTGGAGGAGGCGCAGGAGCACGCCGAGCTTACCAAACACGCCAATTTCGTCGAATCCACCGAGGCCGTGCTTAATTTAGTCTGCTCGTCCTGCGGCAAGCCTTGCCGCTCGAAAACC GAGAGTGATCTGCATACAAAGAGGACGGGGCACACTGAGTTTGTGGATAAGACTTCTGAGGCCGCTAAACCAATAAGTTTGGAAGCTCCAAAGCCTGAGAAGGATCTGGAGATGGAGGAGGCTGGCGGTGGTAGTAGCAGTCAAGAAGAAG AGATGATTGTTCCTGAAGTCAATCAGCAGTTACTCTCAGAACTTGAGGAAATGGGATTTCCTAAAGAAAGAGCAACTCGTGCACTTCACTTTTCTG GCAATGTTAGCCTTGAGGCAGCTGCAAATTGGATAGTTGAACATGAGAATGATCCCGACATTGACCAAATGCCGTTG GTACCTGCAAGTTCCAAGAAGCCTGAGGCTGCTAAGTCATCCCTCACACCAGAAGAGATTAAGCAGAAACAACAAGAATTAAG GGAGCGAGCTcgcaaaaagaaagaagaggaagaaaaacgaatggagagagaaagagagaag GAAAGAATTCGAGTGGGAAGGGAACTTCTTGAAGCAAAACgcattgaagaagaaaatgaaagaaaacg TTTACTGGCCTTGCGAAAAGcagagaaagaggaagaacAACGAGCTAGGGAGAAAATTCGTCAAAAATTGGAGGAAGATAAG GCGGAAAGACGTAGGAAGCTTGGGTTGCCCCCGGAAGATCCAGCTGTTGCAAAACCTTCTGCTCCGCCTgtggaggaaaaaaaa AGCTTCCTGCCTGTCAGGCCAGCTACAAAGGCAGAGCAAATGAGAGAGTGCCTAAGAGCCATTAAACAGAACCACAAG GATGATGATGCCAAAGTCAAGACGGCTTTCAACACGCTTTTAACTTTTGCAAAGAATGTTGCGACGAATCCGAATGAGGAGAAATACCGCAAAATTAGAGTCACTAACCCTAATTTTCAG GACCGAGTTGGTAAACTGAAAGGGAGCATTGAGTTTCTGCAACTCTGTGGATTTGAGAAAATCGAAGGGGGTGAGTTTTTGTATCTTCCGAGAGAGAAAGTTGACATTGCAGTGCTTCACTCTGCAGGGAGCGAGTTAAACAGTGCCATCAATAATCCGTTCTTTGGAGTTCTTTGA